The genomic segment aaacaaaaaaattcacTCATCTCTCCGTTATCAAAAAACCTCCCAACTTATTTTTTGATCCCACCCTTTATTTTACATTTTACATTTAATATATAGATAGATAatgtattttatatattttatgtagAACATGTATTTAATATAATGCTTCTtagatttatattaaaaaaattatttattataaataataattgatAAGATGTAatcgaaaatttataaaatttaaaaaaaatgagtacAAACAATTCACGAAATACAAACATAAGATGATTAAATGTTGTTTGAACAAAGACTATATATTCATTTAgtgatttttgatttttttgaaatcCCATTTATAAATATCAAAGTCTTCTCCAGCTAACCGCCGGGGAAGTAGACTTAAGCTGCGCATAGCCGGCGTACCATAGCGTCCGTATAGAAATGGAGCAGGTTCGATGTCGCTTAGCCCCAGGTGCATATTTGACTGTATCGGTTTCCGATGGCAGCGGGTTTCAGGCTTTCGTCTCCTACAAAATTACCGCCAAGGTAGTAATTATTGACCTCTGCATGAGTAGATTTCAATTAAAGTTTTGTGGATTTTAGGAACAATTTTCCCTTGGATTTCGAGTTGGAAATGTGGATGGACCaccttctttcttttttcttttttcttttttaaattttcaatcaaattcgtCGACACAGAATATGAAATTCACACGTATGTGCATCCAACTTGTCTGTTAACAGTAAAGACAATGCGATATCTTTAATTACGATGAGTGTTGTTTCACACTGATCGAAGGTaataaacatgcataactttCTTATGTTTCAccgtaaaaaaattgaaaagtgACGTTTGAGTTGatgtataatttaaaaattttaaattacatCGTTAATATGGAtgataatttttgataaaaatgACAACTTATCATCGATCTTCTAATATGACTTCTAATTgtgaattttttattatatccttgttcatttaagttagcaaattaaattaataagttATCTTAAGGGTTTTTTTGTAATTCATTGTCCATCTtaaatgaatttgaaaattaatgCACATTCCTCTTTCTTTTCTAAACTATAACATTATtttttacatataaatatatgacttctAATTGTGAATTTTCTATTATATCATTGTTCATGCAGGTTAGCAAACTAAATTAATAGATTATCTTAAGGGTTTTTTTGTAATTCATTGTCTATATTAAATGAATTTGGAAATTAATGCATATTCctctttttttcctttctttctttcgtaaattttatgccaaaaaatttgtttatttatatttccttattcatttaagttagcaaattaaattaatagGTTTTCTAAGGGTTTTTTCTGTAATTCTTTTTCCATCTTAAATGGATTTTGATATTAATACACATTCCTATTTCTTTTCtaaattttatgtcaaaaaaattatttatttacattttttAGTAAATTCTTTAGCAAGTTGATTTTTAAACACCGGAAAAAAGTTTTGATTCCTCGGATGCCTTTATCTCCGGCTGAAAATGAAGGTTACCCGTTTCAGTTTAGACGGAAGAAATTTCCCATTAGGTTGTGTTTTGCAATGACCATTATCAAATCACAGGGTCAGACAATTTTTGTTTGTGCTTGGATCGATTTATCGTTTCCAGGAGCTCATATGTTGATTGGAAATCACATGCTATATAATTAACTAAACATCAAAGAAGATAATAGTGCTTTGCTGAGAACTTAAATTCTCACTTACGATCATTCCTATCAGCACCAGTAGCCTTCCAATAACCGAAAGTCATGGCCCGATTTCGATGATCCCCCTTTCGATACTTCTTATATGTTGGAACATAAAAGTACAATTCTTTTTCCCCTGTTGtagcaaaggctaagaatatcCAAAGAACCAGATTATGTAGACAAAAAGAAAATTCGGAAGAGATACACCTCAGAAAGAAACAAGATTCTGGAGAATTTCCCAGTTTACAAGAGATATTTCGGAGGACATGAAAAGGGTTACTTAGGCATATCATAAGGGATACATACAAGTGcattcataatcatatcatataagtatatatatatatatatatgtatcaggAAGTTCCCATGGATCGTAGCAATAAAGGTCTAAAACAGTGATGAGTTCTGCATTAAAACACTTGCCCTCCACCTTCCGCCAGAGGTAGAACTGAACAAGCTCTTCCTCAGGTGGATGGAAGCAAGATCCAGAAATATTCATGTCGTGTTTGTGTTCGTCTTGCTTCGAGTTTTCTTCTTGCATATTCATTGTTGCATCAACGGAGATAAAACTAAGGACCAACCCTTATAAATTGTAATTTATTAATTATCagaaaattaaaagaattaTATCACTACTAATTCTTTTTGCAGACATGGAATTGGTGTACAAAGAGAAATGGGAAAGGAAGATGGGCATGGCAGAGAGGAAGAAATATGCAAGTAcaatgtatgtatgttcaagggTTAACCTCAAAATTAAACGGGTGTAAGTTGATAGACTTAGATTGGACGAATGTCCCGTATGCATACATTTTAAAGCGCATACATTAATACTACTTAAATTATCCAAAAGTTCTTGAATCAAGGTAAATtagttatttattaaaaaagttatacatacatatatgatTAACATTTGGATCGGAGATAAGAAAAATGTAGCTTTTGATTTCTGCTACTGCTTCTCGTAgaagttaaaaaaatattattatttactcTCACACATGCTTTTACTTGTTAATTTTTTCAAAAGAGTGTTTAAGAAAATAGTGgaaatttgtaattttattttttttcaatttgtttTTTCCGAGGGTTCTTTATCATTGTTACCCAACAAGTTTAAAGAATTGGTCTTACTAAGCAATCTATGTCTAACAATTTCACTccggaaaaaaatattatttgtcaCTATCACAAATTAAGATTTGTATTCTAATTTGGTTTTACGAatctaattattaaattctaGAAGATTATGTGCACCCACGATTCGAGTTGACGATTCATGCTGGAACACTGGTCACGGAATATCCAGAAAAGCGACAAGGCCGAAAACTCGATCTCATTTTTCGGAAATTCGATGAGCTCGATCAAGAATTCAACCACGAGACCAATCACAGTACGTTCTTACTACATCCTTCTCTTGAGAATGCTGAAATAATCCATAGATAATTCTAATGGCATCGATGGAAATAAACATGCAGACATAATCCGCTTCCTAAAGAACGTGAAACTATTACACTCATTTACGAGAAATGATGTAATTGGGTACAGAAGAGAAATTTTGCTAATGGATACTAAGTGAGTCAAACCGATGTTTATTTGTCGACAAATACTTATTAAAGTATCACAAAAATACATTTACAACTTCTTGCAGCATGAGGTTTATTAATATCAACATATGGGACGATCTTGCCGTCAATGAAGGCTTGCTAATGAAACAACTAGAATCTCAACAGCCAAAAATTGCATTTTGTAATTTGCACATTCAAGATTACCTTGGTAAACTTATGGCTACTTAATTTACATCTATTTATTCCAGCAACAACTGCTATATTTATCTGTTTATGATTAAACTTATGGCtacttaatatatatatatatatatatatatatatatatataattaaatttttctgtTTATGATTTAGGAAAATCTCAGATCAAATCTTCCACAACAACTGCTAATTTTGTCAATTCTGTGTGTGAAGATACGGAAAAGGCAAACTCATGGTACACAGATTTATGTGCATATATTAATCTATATGTTTTCATCATGTTACAAAACAAATACTTAACAAAAATTATGCAGAAGGACAAAATATATCACAATTATTTGATTATATGCATTTGAATTTCACACGTTTAACCATTTTAAACCTTTCAATTTTTACCTAACATTTTAAAGAAACTTAAAATTTATAGGTTGCTCCCGGACGTAAACGGAATTCAACTAAATGATCTTTGGATTAAAAAGACGATGAGGGACTCTCAACTCGTGACTATACATGATATTTCAACCAACCGAGAAAACTTTAACAGAGGTTTGCTCAACATTATtgacattatattttatttcattattatttactatatatttattcaatatatataataattattcaagttttaacatttttgaaacaaATCACATAGCAAACGTAATACAAATAGACATTACTCGTTTACATGTAGAATGTATACTATTGTCTTCAAGGTGCCATAAAGGAGATTGAAAATGCCAAATGTTCATGGTACGCTGCATACAACCATTGTTGCAAAGCTGTTACAAAGAGTCCAAATGGCGTAAATTGCTTAAATTGCACCAAATTAGATGTTGTCGTTGTTCAAAGGTAGGCATCCCCTACCACCTAAACTTTTTCTAAGCAATCGTTGGAAACTTATTAAATACTCAAGAATTTTAAATTTCTACAGATATAGGTTGACAATGTTGATTGAAGATGAAAATTATATTGCACGAATAACAATGTTTGAAAAAGTTGCAATGTCGTTCATTGGATGTCCTTTGGATGATTGCACAAAGAAATATAACGAGGTAATGATATCATGAATGACTATTAaacaataaatattattaaacacAAATAAGAGCTCCACTACtttgttttcaaaaattgtACCATGCAGCCTGCTGGAGAAGCAATTGAGGACAATCCACTAAGAAAACTCAACAAAAACACTCATAAATTCCTGCTCAAGTTGGATAAATCAGTAAAGACAAAAGACAACATTCTAGATATCATAGTTGATGGGGTAGAAAAACAAAAAGatcattttcaaaataaagatATAGAAGACATTTCAACACTAGCCAATGAAATCACAGCTGCTAACCAAACAGAATCAAAATGGCAAGGAAGCTCAAACAATGGCACAAAAACGTTTGTCAAAGAGGAAAACTGAGAAGCGCGATATAATCGATCTTGAAGACAATGAAACTTTTAACACTTATACCACAAGATTGAAAGCAAATGAAGCTAATAAAGCAGGGCATTCATGCAGTATGAAGATAAAACAAGAGCATTAGAGTGAATGACTTGTGGTTTTTAACGAAGATGGTTACAGTACTTGTGTCTTATAGTAGTGCATGATATCTTTTAGTTTTTGGTTTTGAATCCTTTGTGCGATCCCTTGTTTTGTTGTTTGCAACTTTAACTGAAAATTAATATCGTACTATATCTTATATAGACatgatatattattattatatagaaTTATCTCTCCATTGTTTTGTTTGAAAACTTTTGTCCATGAATTGCTCACtctataatattatttattgcaCAATTATTGAAACATATATCTCATTATATATTCTCACATGTATTGCACGTGCACCTacctagtatatatatatatatatatatgtatgtatatatattgtgCGCATACAATAAACAGAAAACAAATTATGGATCAAAGATTGCGGTGGTGTTGTCATATGATACAAAACTGGGTCGGGCCCTATTACCAAAGTGTGCATATTTTAATTTCTAACGAAAAgaattagttttttttaaaataatatatatatagaattgaaCAATTTATTGATttgaacaataataataataactgaaAAGAAAAGACTCCGATCGATCTGCCTTATGAAATACTTTTAGCCTTTATTTTCCACGTTCTATCTGGTTATTTATATGTTTTGTCGATGTTCGATTTCGATCTTTGAAcaaaaaatttttatgaaacaAGTCTTATATgcgatttgatttataaaaaattattattttacacTACAAATAAGAATCAACAATTCTTATATACGATTCGaccaatgaaaaatattatttttatgtaaaaaatattattttacactCCAAATATGAATCAAGTCGATCTATTTCATGAATATATACCAATCTCACATGAGACCTTCCAAAACTGTAAAATTCAActtaatatttatatcatatataCTAATTCACTGTTGGAAAAAACAATATCATTAGTCAATTCCATGagatagatatcttatttgagttatccataaaaaaaattatcatgtcaaatatattatttttttattgtaaatataactAAAGTTGATTCGtctagtaaaaaaaaaatatacgaGATAGTTCACAAAAGACATGCATTTTATGaagtgaaaataaaaatgaaatttaaggGGCATCAATTAAGACGTCGCATGATAAGAATTCTTGAATcttgaaatgcttcaacaatCACACAGCTTTGACTAATAATTTCTGTAAGAAACGTATGGAAATGTTTCCCATCACTCTTTATAACTGGAAACAGATCAAAAGGCTCGAGCATAAAAGGAACAAAAATTTTCCAAGACTAGCAAATTGTTAAAGTGATCCTGTGATCAGCTCCTCTGCGTCGTTGAGCAATTCAAGCCAAAAATCTATGCTCACCCCCCCACCAAACAAATTCTCCTCCCTTCGGAATTGGAGTTCCAAATCATTATTGCCAGTGAAGAAATCACTAGCTCGATCACTCGAATATTCATTCGCAGAAAAGACCTCCGACCAGAAGCTTTCGTCCATTTCCAGAAAGTTCGTGTCGGCAGTGATGCAATCATTGCCAGCGTCAGCGGCGGTGTACGTGGTGATCACGGACGAGGTATCGCTGGATGAATGTGCCGGAGAATTCGGCAGTGAATCGTTGTCCGACTTGGGATCGAATCCGGATATGGGGATGTGGCGTTCGGGTTTTGGATCAGACCGGGGATTTCTGGCGACCCTTTTCTTCAAGTGGGTATGCCAAACATTTTTTATTTCGTTGTCTGTGCGGCCCGGTAATCTTGCTGCCATTACTGACCATCTGAAGAATCGAGATAAGGTTACATGCACGTTAGATTCCAAGATATTCACCATTGTAAAAATTTTGCAATATTGGATAAGAAAgcttatctattattattaaaaataaaaaatgtgcgAGGGAAAAGAGAAATGTAAAAGGTACACACTTGTTCCCCAATTCTTGATGCAATTTAATGATTGTTTCCTCTTCTTCCCTTGTGAAATTCCCTCTCTTAATATCGGGCCGCAAGTAATTCATCCACCGGAGCCGGCAGCTCTTCCCACACCTCAAAAGCCCTGCTCAACAAATAATTCCAAGAAAATTACATCCCCCACAAAAAAACTCGATAATCTCAATACAACTAATTACTGAGTCAGAGATTGGCAAATACCAGCTCGTTTGGGAAGGGCCCGCCAATTGCCATGGCCGTGCCTATTGATGAAATGGACGAGAATGATGTCTTCTTCGGCTGTCCACGGGCCCTTCTTCAAGCCCATTTTCTCACAGCAGGGAGCCCGAACCATTTTGATCGAGATTCAAGTTGATTTATATGTATTTGTATATTCACTTCTCTTCTTGCTGTGATAGGTGTTTGAAGTTAGAAGCACAGTCAGTCTGCAAAGTATTCGATGATAAGAAATACTTGAGAGGTGCGGTGGTTTATATATATCTTTGAATGTCGATGGGCCGCATCTTGTGATTCAGACggtatgtttttttaaaaataaatggaaaTTTCATGCATAGTTCGGGCCTAGAATTTCGAGGAAAGTGATTGTACCGAGTGGTCAAAGATGCACGAGAAGATTTTTGACGTCCATTTCTTTGTATAAAAACTATTTTATAcccaattattattattaaatatatttttattttataaaaagcTAAACTATCACACATTTACTAACGCAAAAGTatctcatttaaattttaaataattatatatattttttagtgAACTATTACGAAACaccaattttttttgaaataatcattaaaaattattttatggtTTTTTGTCTCATTATATAATatctaaattttcgaaaaaaaacaaaaaaatataaatatatactcATATCTCGTATCAAGAGTAACTAGTTAACAAATGACTGCTTAGTTAGCATATCTATACCTTCAGATACTTAAAAATAATTGGTAAGCGTTTAACGTAAAACTCAGTGTTTTTCTATATATCGATCATCGCACATAATGTCAacttcaaatttaaaaaaaatatataaaagacaCGTTATTATATTGAGACATAGGGAGTAATATGAAGGATAAATTAATCAATTTGAATGTCGAATAAGGATATTATtctggagtaggtctcttatgagacggtctcacgaatatttatttgtgagacgggtcaaccctaccgatattcacaataaaaagcaatactcttagcttaaaaagtaatactttttcatggatgaccaaaataagatatctgtctcacaaaatacgacccgtgaaatcgtctcacacaaattttttacCTTATTCTGTCGACACAACCTAGATCGATATAGCTAACAAATGATTGCTTAGTAAGCATATCTCTATTAATTTAGACCCCCACTATAATTATGATACAAGCATCATTCAAAATTATAGTTTAGTCTCTCACTAATTTTCATAATTCTTGTatgatcttcatttaaatataaattaaattagttaTAAAAAAAGACTGTATAGAGTGCATATACTATATAAACACATTATTATGATTTAGTTATTTAATTCATATTTTCATGAATAAACTTTTGATGATGGAAGAGCAATTTCATCATTCAAATGTCGTGGCTTAGTATAGTACAATACATTATGATGTGATCCGGGTGAAATGAATGAGCAAGGttgggtgctccaccggatctgttatcaaaatgatgaaggaaataagagcaatgtagatatctgaaccagaagcttctttcccgggcggagaggatttcctgcactcaagaaggtaaccacgtgaatgggcgccggaggggtgtccggcgtggccactctgatgcttaagtcagtgaatgattccagccaagaaccaatgtaaccaagtgatggttgtgatattggtgtgaatgaatgaatgtaaatgtaaagagagaacctgatatttatagtaggagaagtaATGATGACCTTGTTCTCCGTGCTACCTACTAGTTATAGTAGGAAAGCTGAGCACACCctatattctgacatgtcaaatctcatattTGTCACATCCAGCCCATCTGATTTTGTCAATCTATCGGCCTGGTGTCAGAGATGGGACAGTCGCCCACATCCTATTATGCTAGTATACTCGAGTGCGGTGCTCTTATCGAGGTAGCCTAGGTAGAAAGTTTCCGGGAGCTTGAACGAGAGCCCGGGGGTCTGGTGGCCCGGGGAGGAGACGTCTCGGGCATTCACCCACCGGCTCCTGATTCTGGCCATCCATCCAGTATCCTGGGTCGTCCATGTCCCGGGCACAAGAATCGTCCATGACTCGGGCACAACCCGGGCTATCCCGAGGGTATCATCTctccctccttaaatagtcgggctagagtcatatTCGCTGTCCCGATTAGTTTTGTGTTCCCGATCatggaaaatatttagtttgtctgtaaaagcatcgggggcttcatGTATCCCAGAGATGGGATGAGGTGCCGGTAACTTACGTCTCCCGGGTTTGATGAATGATCGAAGTGCGGAGCCCTGAGCCAGGGTACGAATCACTAGGCCAAGGTatgggtccctggacttaatagataaccagggtgcggagccctagCCTTCatacttaatagataaccagggtgcggagccctgaccttcatgaatggtcgaggtacggagccccgagccagggtacggatccctggaattaatagataaccagggtggggagccctggccttcatgaatggtcgaggtacggagccccgagccagggtacggatccctagacttaatagataaccagggtgcggagccctgaccttcatgaatggtcgaggtacggagccccgagccagggtacggatccctggacttaatagataaccagggtgcggagccctggccttcatgaatggttgaagtacggagccccgagccagggtacggatccctgggcttataaataaccaaggtgcggagccttgggccggggagcacgtcccgggacttgggaatggtcgaggtgaggagtcccgagccaggtttgagaaccctgggcttataaataaccaaggtgcggaggcttgggccggggagcatgtcccgggacttgggaatgatcgaggtgcggagccccgagccaggtttgagaacccttggcttataaataaccaaggtgcggagccttgggccgaggAGCATGTCCCGGAACTTggaaatggtcgaggtgcggagccccgagccatgTTTGAGAActctgggcttataaataaccaaggtgcggagccttgggtcggggagcatgtcccgggacttgggaatggtcgaggtgcggagccccgagccaggtttgagaaccctgggcttagataatgtgccggggcctcgtgtctcccgggctttagataatgtgccggggcctcatacctcccggacttaagataatgtgccgaggcctcatacctcccggactttcaagaatgtgccggggcctcatacctcccggacttaagataatgtgccggggcctcatatctctcGGGCTTAAGAGATTTTGCTTTACCTGCTgtattagttttattaaaaatcaaatcactaACCTGAAAATATTGAATTCGAATTCATTTTCGGTAAAGTGAAACTTCTCTGGTTGAGCTAAATTAGGTGACTAATATAGCTGTATGCTACTGAGTGCAT from the Primulina tabacum isolate GXHZ01 chromosome 16, ASM2559414v2, whole genome shotgun sequence genome contains:
- the LOC142529083 gene encoding transcription factor MYB15-like, with translation MVRAPCCEKMGLKKGPWTAEEDIILVHFINRHGHGNWRALPKRAGLLRCGKSCRLRWMNYLRPDIKRGNFTREEEETIIKLHQELGNKWSVMAARLPGRTDNEIKNVWHTHLKKRVARNPRSDPKPERHIPISGFDPKSDNDSLPNSPAHSSSDTSSVITTYTAADAGNDCITADTNFLEMDESFWSEVFSANEYSSDRASDFFTGNNDLELQFRREENLFGGGVSIDFWLELLNDAEELITGSL